In the Desulfitobacterium hafniense DCB-2 genome, GCTGCTGCTGCCCTCCCGACAATTGATGGGGTTTCTTATCCATATGCACTTTTAATTGAAACCGATCCAGCAGATCCAAAGCGATTATTTCGGCTTTCTCTTTGCTGAATTTATGAACAACCGTCAAAGGCAGAGTGATATTATCCAGGGCTGTCAGGTGCGGAAATAGATTGTAAGACTGAAAGACTACGCCAATGGTTTTGCGGTATTCGTGCAAAAGCGTTTCCGAATAGTGGATTCTTTCGCCATTAATGTGAATTTCCCCACGATCAGGTCTTTGCAAACCGGCGATCATCCGCAAAAGCGTGGATTTACCCCCTCCTGAAGGGCCAATAATCGCCAGGGAGCGAAAATATTCCAAATCGATATTGATATCTTT is a window encoding:
- a CDS encoding amino acid ABC transporter ATP-binding protein, with translation MKLKISNLEKAFAGKTVLKDINIDLEYFRSLAIIGPSGGGKSTLLRMIAGLQRPDRGEIHINGERIHYSETLLHEYRKTIGVVFQSYNLFPHLTALDNITLPLTVVHKFSKEKAEIIALDLLDRFQLKVHMDKKPHQLSGGQQQRIAVARALSIESRFLLFDEPTSALDPELTSEVLDMIKELQEQDKDLILVTHEMGFARQSCDYVLFIADGQIIEHGSSARIFKEPQSLELKNFLNKILEWR